The segment GATCAATAAGGGGAAAGCTCCACCGCATCGTGCCGTCTGTCCTCGCCCTAGTAAGCGATCTCCATAGCGAGCTACCAAAGCATCTAGCGAAGCACCCTCGTAGTCCGCACCCGCTGTGGGCGTCTCCTGCCCTGCGAGAGCCGAGAGTAGCCACACCTCTCCGATCTGCTTGTCTCCTCCTGTAGGCGCAAGATGACCCCCACCCCATATCTTGTGATAGTATTGGGGTGTGCAGCGTATTGGCGTGAGCTTACGAGACATATATATAATAGGAAGATGTAGCGATGGTTACTTCTCTTCGTCCTCTGACTGCTCTAGAGCACGGCGCTCCTGCTCGGTGCGGTAGTTCCTATGCCATATCCAGGCGAGTAGTGCGATCACCACGAGCGTGCCGACACTAGAGCCGACACGGATCCAGTCAAAGGGGGTACGCTGCAGGATCCAGACCCACACATTGAGGGCGATCCACCAGATGAGGAGGAAGTAAAGCTTGAGACGGTCTCTGCGAAACATGGCTAAGCCTTCTTCTCGGGAGGCACTTGACGTACGTAGTGTGCCATCTCGTGGGGAATGATCATCGAGAGCTCTATAAAGCCCGCATACTCCCCATTTTCGTACCATGGGATCTGGTAGATGAGCTTCTTCTTGTCGCCCTTTGTGATGGTGTAGACATGCTTCGTCTGATGTGCCATCATATCGGCTAGTAGTGAGCGTGCTGGCTCTGGGTGGCAGTCGAGGACATTCTTGCCGATCAAACTCTGACCTGGCTTGAGATTGACCTGACGTGACTGCTCGTTCATCTCTATAATGCGACCCTCACGGTCACAGATCGTGACCGCTACGTCTGCCTCTTCAAAGAATGGTATCATGTGATTGGAACTATAGGTTAGTCGTGATGGTAAGGCTCTCCCCGCAGTATCGTGCAGGCTCGGTAGATCTGCTCGACCGCAAAGAGACGCACCATCTCGTGCGTCAGGGTCAAGCGACTGAGTGACCAGGCTTGCTGTCCGTAGTGCTGCTTAAACTCAGGCGTAAAGCCGTAGGGACCACCCACCACTAGGAGGAGTCGCTTAGCACCGCTATTCATGTAGCGCTGGAGCTGCTCCGCCCACTGACGACTCGTGTACTCCTTGCCACGCTCATCCAGCAGGACCACCAGATCACTCGGGGCGATCACCGAGGCGATAGCCTCGCAGGTCGCTTGCTGCTGATTAGCTATGGAGGCTTGCTGCTTGCGCCGCTTAGGGTCGGGCAAGACCTCAATGTCGAAAGGTATATATCCGCCGATGCGCTGCCGATACTCCTCGATGAGTCGGTGTAGCTCTGGCGAAGAGGTCTCACCCACTACGAGGAGTGTCGTACGCATACGATGCAGAGCTAACTCTTAGAAAGGTAGGTCGTCAGCGTTGTCACCAGCGGCTGGGTCAAAAGATCCGCCAAACTGATTTTGCGTTCCTGCCTCAGGAGCTTGCGAAGCGAAGCCCGTGCTAGGAGCTGGAGCTGCATTGCCCCCTACGTAAGGAGTTTTGTCCGCAAAGGGATCAGCCTCAGGTGCAGCAGCAGCCGCAGTCTGGTCTACCTTGGACACATTGTATGCTGTCACATCTGTGTACCAGCGCTCCATATACTCACGGCTCTCTACGTCAAAGCGTACCTCGACGAAGTCACCCTCTGTGAGTGAAAACTCATCGATACGATTATTCCAAATGTTGAAGCAGATGGTGCGTGGGTACTGTGCGTCAGTCTCAATGACAAAAGCCCCCTTGCGCCAAGCGTTGCCCGACTTGCTGACACCCTCCTGTACTGGGAGAATGCGTATGACGGTGCCTCTGGCGATGAGTGGGTTGGGGCGGTTATTGTTGCTGTCCATATATAGTCTATAAGTGGTTAGTAGTTAGTGGTTAGTGAATAGTTATCGGAGTGTCGGAGCAAAGCCTATGATCTCTCTGACCTCCTCGATCGTCTTGCGAGCGCTCTCGCGCGCCTTCATAGCTCCCTCAGTAGCCACTCGGTGTAGCTGCTCCTTGTCGCTAGAAAGCTCTAGGATACGCTCTCGGATTGGAGCGATCGCCGTGAGCAAGTCAGCTGCTAGCTGCTTCTTCAGATCGCCGTAGCGTATCGAGCAGTCCGCATAGCACTGGCGAAAGTGTGCCACCGTCTCAGGCGCGGAGACCAGATCCATAATGGTGAAAAGGTTCTCCACAGGCTCCGAGGGCTTGCTGTCTGGCTCCGTAGGGCCGGCGTCCGTGACAGCGCGCATCACCTTCTTAGTGATAGACTTGTCATCCTCGTAGAGGTAGATTGCATTGCCCTCACTCTTGCCCATCTTGCCAGAGCCATCGAGCCCAGGCACCTTGATCGGCTTAGACATAGCGGTCCACGAGGCTGGCTCTGTGAAGTACTCCACGCCGTAGATCGTGTTAAAGCGTCGGGCGAAGCGGCGCGCCATCTCCATGTTTTGCTCTTGATCCTTGCCTACGGGCACCTTGACAGCGCGCTGCAGTAAGATGTCAGCCGCCATCAGCGTCGGGTAGGTGAGCAGACCAGCATTGACGTTGTCTGGTTGCTTGCGCGCTTTCTCCTTAAAGGTGGTGGTGCGCTGTAGCTCACCCAGATAGGCATTCATATTCAGGTAAAGGTATAGCTCCAGAACCTCAGGCACATCGCTCTGACGGTAGAGGACCACTTTGCTCGGGTCGAGCCCACACGCGAGGTACTCAGCGAGGATCGTGTCTGTATCCTGCACGATGTCCCCAGGGTGAGGGTGCGTGGTCAGCGAGTGCCAGTCTGCGATAAAGAAGTAGCAATCATACTGCTCCTGCATCTCTAGGAAGCTACGCATAGCTCCGTAGTAGTTGCCTATATGTAGATGACCGGTAGGCCGGATACCACTGACGACTCGTTCCATACTGTGAATGTACTCTCTATATTAATGTATAGTTGTAGCGCAAAGGTAGTACTTTTTGAGGTCTCTGCACTTCATACGATCCCAAAACAAACGTAGGGAGTCTGCATAGCATCTCCCTACATAAGGTGTAGTGACTCGGGTGGGATTCAAACCCACGACCTTCAGAACCGGAATCTGACGCTCTATTCAGCTAAGCTACCGAGCCTTCTATCATCGCTACAAAGGTACGGAAAAAAGAGATTAGAAGTTAGAGGGAGAAGCGTCTCATGTCGTAAGAGATCCTATCGTGATGCTCGCAGGAACTAGCTGGCAGGGCTGACGCATTATAATCGCTCTGTCAGGAACTACACATTAGCGACAAGTGAGGCATAGATGAGCTCACAATAATGTGTCACCCCTGCCCCCTAATTTCTAACCTCTAGTCTCCAATCTCTATTTACATATCTTTACGAGGAAATTCGTCCGATTCCCTCCTTTCTCGAATATCCACGTGGAAAATCTCAAATCTCCACGTGGATATTTTTTATTTTCCACGTGGGCGTCATTCATTTCCTCCGAAGTTTCATTTCATTCCTCCGAAGAGTTTTTTCTTCCCCACGTGGAAAATAAAAATTCTCCACCTGGATATTTCGAAATATCCACGTGGAAATCAGTTTTCCTCGACACGGCACCATATCGATTTGTAGTCGGGTCTAAATTATTGTAACGAGCCGACGTCGGGTTTGCCCAGTCAGGGTTATCGCTCTGAGATACGAGGAAGAATTTGTACATTTGTGTCACTAGCAGATCCCGTCACACAAACAAGGTATGAAACAGCATCAACTATCTCATCTATCCGATAGACTATCTAGCAAGCAAAGGTTTATCGGGTTTGTATCCCTTTTTGTATCCTTCTTTGCCATGAGTAGTACGCTACTCTCAGCACAAACGATCGAGCAGGGTGTACTCACTGCGTGGCCCGAGGCAACAGGCGAAATAATCATCCCTCAGTCGGTTACGAAAATTGGAAACAAGGCGTTTCAAGGAAATCGAAATATCACAGCTGTA is part of the Porphyromonas asaccharolytica DSM 20707 genome and harbors:
- a CDS encoding PAS domain-containing protein: MIPFFEEADVAVTICDREGRIIEMNEQSRQVNLKPGQSLIGKNVLDCHPEPARSLLADMMAHQTKHVYTITKGDKKKLIYQIPWYENGEYAGFIELSMIIPHEMAHYVRQVPPEKKA
- a CDS encoding 23S rRNA (pseudouridine(1915)-N(3))-methyltransferase RlmH, which produces MRTTLLVVGETSSPELHRLIEEYRQRIGGYIPFDIEVLPDPKRRKQQASIANQQQATCEAIASVIAPSDLVVLLDERGKEYTSRQWAEQLQRYMNSGAKRLLLVVGGPYGFTPEFKQHYGQQAWSLSRLTLTHEMVRLFAVEQIYRACTILRGEPYHHD
- a CDS encoding DUF3127 domain-containing protein, which codes for MDSNNNRPNPLIARGTVIRILPVQEGVSKSGNAWRKGAFVIETDAQYPRTICFNIWNNRIDEFSLTEGDFVEVRFDVESREYMERWYTDVTAYNVSKVDQTAAAAAPEADPFADKTPYVGGNAAPAPSTGFASQAPEAGTQNQFGGSFDPAAGDNADDLPF
- the trpS gene encoding tryptophan--tRNA ligase, whose product is MERVVSGIRPTGHLHIGNYYGAMRSFLEMQEQYDCYFFIADWHSLTTHPHPGDIVQDTDTILAEYLACGLDPSKVVLYRQSDVPEVLELYLYLNMNAYLGELQRTTTFKEKARKQPDNVNAGLLTYPTLMAADILLQRAVKVPVGKDQEQNMEMARRFARRFNTIYGVEYFTEPASWTAMSKPIKVPGLDGSGKMGKSEGNAIYLYEDDKSITKKVMRAVTDAGPTEPDSKPSEPVENLFTIMDLVSAPETVAHFRQCYADCSIRYGDLKKQLAADLLTAIAPIRERILELSSDKEQLHRVATEGAMKARESARKTIEEVREIIGFAPTLR